In the genome of Bryobacteraceae bacterium, one region contains:
- a CDS encoding sodium:solute symporter yields the protein MRYFDLAVILAYLVGITLFGARFRHSQKSLKDYFLGGRNTPWWAIAFSIVSAETSTLTVIGTPAISFKGNFGFLQVVLGYLLARIVISTLLLPHYFRGELFTAYEVMERRFGPPMRRLTAGCFLVLRALAEGVRVFAISIVISIILGTGENASIFLIVCLTLFYTFEGGMTAVIWTDVVQMFLYVAGAILSLFVILGKIDGGWEHVAAAASAAGKWRVFDFAYEPTAAFFSNTYSFWAGVIGGCFLTTASHGTEQLMVQRLLAARNQRESRLALLSSWAVIAFQFSLFLLIGVILWVYYGDNSLPTPEKTDRIYPQFIWDNLPPGIAGLVTAAILAAAMSNLSAALNSLASTSVMDFWKPLSRHERSDQQWLAIARRVTLVWGAILFGVAVLAQGIGSVLEAGLGIASVVYGSLLGVFLLGVLTRRAGPRAAMAGALMGLAVMLWVRLGTSIAWTWYVTIGTAVTFGTGLLLSFFFKEPRHD from the coding sequence ATGCGCTATTTTGACCTCGCCGTGATCCTCGCCTATCTGGTCGGCATCACGTTGTTCGGAGCCCGATTCCGCCACTCCCAGAAGTCCCTCAAAGACTACTTCCTCGGCGGCCGGAACACCCCCTGGTGGGCCATCGCATTTTCCATCGTTTCCGCCGAAACCAGCACCCTCACCGTCATCGGAACGCCCGCCATCTCCTTCAAGGGCAACTTCGGGTTCCTTCAGGTCGTCCTCGGCTACCTCCTCGCCCGCATCGTCATCTCCACACTGCTGCTCCCTCACTATTTTCGTGGCGAGCTTTTCACCGCCTACGAAGTGATGGAGCGCCGCTTCGGCCCCCCGATGCGGCGGCTCACGGCCGGCTGTTTCCTGGTCCTGCGCGCGCTCGCCGAGGGAGTCCGCGTTTTCGCCATCTCCATCGTGATCTCTATCATCCTCGGCACCGGCGAGAACGCGTCCATATTTTTAATCGTTTGTCTCACTCTTTTTTACACCTTTGAAGGCGGCATGACGGCAGTTATCTGGACCGACGTGGTTCAAATGTTCCTCTACGTCGCCGGCGCCATCCTCAGCTTGTTCGTTATCCTCGGCAAGATCGACGGCGGCTGGGAACACGTCGCGGCCGCCGCATCCGCCGCCGGCAAATGGCGCGTGTTCGACTTCGCCTACGAACCCACCGCCGCCTTCTTCTCCAATACATACAGCTTCTGGGCGGGCGTCATCGGCGGCTGCTTTCTCACCACCGCCAGCCACGGCACCGAACAACTGATGGTCCAGCGCCTCCTCGCCGCCCGCAACCAGCGCGAAAGCCGGCTCGCCCTGCTCTCCAGTTGGGCCGTCATTGCCTTCCAGTTTTCCCTTTTCCTCCTGATCGGCGTGATTCTTTGGGTTTACTACGGCGACAACTCGCTGCCCACGCCCGAGAAAACGGACCGCATCTATCCCCAGTTCATCTGGGACAACCTTCCCCCCGGCATCGCCGGACTCGTCACCGCCGCCATCCTCGCCGCGGCCATGTCCAACCTGAGCGCCGCGCTCAATTCGCTCGCCTCCACTTCGGTGATGGACTTCTGGAAGCCGCTCTCGCGCCACGAGCGTTCGGACCAGCAGTGGCTGGCCATCGCGCGGCGTGTGACGCTCGTTTGGGGCGCGATCCTTTTTGGAGTCGCCGTTCTCGCTCAAGGCATCGGATCCGTTCTCGAAGCCGGACTCGGCATCGCTTCCGTCGTCTACGGTTCGCTTCTCGGTGTCTTCCTGCTCGGCGTGCTCACTCGGCGCGCCGGTCCCCGCGCCGCCATGGCCGGCGCCCTCATGGGCCTCGCCGTCATGCTCTGGGTGCGGCTCGGGACCTCGATCGCCTGGACCTGGTACGTCACCATCGGCACCGCCGTCACGTTCGGCACGGGCCTTCTTCTATCTTTCTTCTTCAAGGAACCTCGACATGACTGA
- a CDS encoding 4a-hydroxytetrahydrobiopterin dehydratase, with protein sequence MQQLTEAQLAEALGRLPEWRMQNGKLHREYRFPDFAHAFGFMAACAPSIEARNHHPEWWNAYGRVIVDLTTHDAGGVTAKDTGLAELLETMARKLLA encoded by the coding sequence ATGCAACAACTGACAGAGGCGCAACTGGCGGAGGCGCTCGGGCGCTTGCCGGAATGGCGAATGCAGAACGGCAAGCTTCACCGCGAGTACCGCTTTCCCGATTTCGCGCACGCATTCGGGTTCATGGCGGCGTGCGCGCCGTCGATTGAGGCGCGCAACCATCACCCGGAGTGGTGGAACGCGTATGGACGCGTGATTGTCGATTTGACCACGCACGACGCCGGAGGCGTGACGGCGAAGGATACCGGACTCGCAGAGCTGCTCGAAACGATGGCGAGGAAGCTGCTCGCGTGA
- a CDS encoding DUF1343 domain-containing protein: protein MRGRAVLSAWLAVAPLALVGESYRGEADIGRIVTEALGKDQTPGAVVEVGGARGPVFRKAYGSRALVPAREAMTEDTIFDAASLTKVVATTSSLMKLVERGLVRIDDPVTVYLPGFQNGKSDITVRQLMTHYSGLRPDLDLEPAWSGYDTGIAKALADKPVAKPGERFIYSDINFILLGEIVRQRSGARVDQFAYEQVFQPLGMKDTLYTPPEAWRPRIAPTEKENGMAEPLRGVVHDPTTRFMDGVAGHAGMFTTAGDLGRWARMILNGGLLEGARLVNAATVARFTEPSSPEGMRDIRGLGFDIASRYSANRGELFPLGSFGHTGFTGTSMWIDPSSKTYVLLMSNSVHPRRRPPLTSLRSRVATIAAAHSGANLPRSILARPPKPRFARVSTGLDVLTERAFAQLKGKRVGLITNHTGINRDGLRNVDLMLRAGVRVAGLLSPEHGIAGTEDHENVADGVDAKTKIPIHSLYRNKDRRPPQALLKQFDVVVFDIQDVGARFYTYMCTMLYAMEESAKARIPFVVLDRPNPITGTHVEGPMIDDDVHSFVGCLPIPLRHGMTMGELAAMANAEQKIGANLEVVKMRGWLRSDWLDSTGLTWVNPSPNMRSLTGATLYPGIGMLEYTKSYSVGRWTDGPFEQIGAPWINGPALAEYLSRREIPGVRFYATVFAPNGDPLNGQTCRGVRFVVTDREELDATRLGLELAGALLKLFPGKVDLTANAKLIGRKAVIGKLAAGEDPAAVARWMRAETVRFLEVRAKYLLY from the coding sequence GTGAGGGGGCGGGCCGTACTGAGCGCCTGGCTGGCGGTGGCGCCGCTGGCGTTGGTTGGAGAAAGCTACCGTGGCGAGGCCGATATCGGGCGGATCGTAACGGAGGCTCTCGGGAAAGACCAGACGCCGGGAGCGGTGGTCGAGGTCGGCGGAGCTCGGGGACCGGTGTTCCGCAAGGCGTACGGGTCGCGAGCGCTGGTTCCGGCGCGCGAAGCCATGACCGAGGATACGATCTTCGACGCGGCGTCGCTGACGAAGGTGGTCGCCACGACGTCGAGCCTGATGAAGCTGGTGGAGCGGGGGTTGGTGCGGATCGACGATCCGGTGACCGTGTACCTGCCGGGCTTCCAGAACGGAAAAAGCGATATCACTGTGCGTCAACTGATGACTCACTATTCCGGTTTGCGGCCGGATCTCGACCTCGAGCCGGCGTGGAGCGGCTACGATACCGGGATCGCGAAGGCGCTCGCCGACAAGCCGGTTGCGAAGCCGGGAGAACGGTTCATCTACAGCGACATCAACTTCATCCTGCTCGGGGAGATCGTGCGGCAGCGGTCGGGCGCGCGGGTGGACCAATTCGCCTATGAGCAGGTGTTCCAGCCGTTGGGAATGAAGGACACGCTGTACACGCCACCCGAGGCGTGGCGGCCTCGAATCGCGCCTACCGAGAAAGAGAACGGCATGGCGGAACCGCTGCGGGGCGTGGTGCACGACCCGACAACGCGATTCATGGACGGGGTGGCCGGACACGCGGGCATGTTCACGACGGCGGGGGATCTTGGGCGGTGGGCTCGGATGATCCTGAATGGGGGGCTGCTCGAGGGGGCGCGGCTGGTGAACGCCGCGACGGTGGCGCGGTTCACGGAGCCGTCATCGCCGGAGGGGATGCGGGATATCCGGGGCTTGGGGTTCGACATCGCGTCGCGGTACTCGGCGAACCGGGGCGAGTTGTTCCCGTTGGGGTCGTTCGGGCACACGGGATTCACCGGGACGTCGATGTGGATCGATCCGTCGTCGAAGACGTACGTGCTGCTGATGAGCAATAGCGTGCACCCACGGCGCCGGCCGCCGTTGACGTCGCTACGGAGCCGTGTGGCGACGATCGCGGCGGCCCATAGCGGCGCCAACCTGCCGCGGTCGATCCTGGCGCGTCCTCCGAAGCCGCGCTTCGCGCGAGTCTCCACCGGGCTGGACGTCCTCACCGAGCGTGCGTTCGCGCAACTGAAAGGGAAGCGGGTGGGGTTGATCACCAACCACACGGGCATCAACCGGGATGGGCTCCGGAACGTGGACCTGATGCTTCGCGCCGGCGTGCGCGTCGCCGGACTGCTTTCGCCCGAGCACGGGATCGCCGGCACGGAAGATCACGAAAACGTCGCGGACGGCGTCGATGCCAAGACGAAAATACCGATTCATTCGCTCTACCGGAACAAGGACCGGCGGCCTCCGCAGGCGCTGCTGAAACAGTTCGACGTCGTTGTGTTCGACATCCAGGACGTGGGCGCGAGGTTCTATACCTACATGTGCACGATGCTCTACGCGATGGAGGAGTCCGCCAAGGCGAGGATTCCGTTCGTCGTGTTAGACCGGCCGAACCCCATCACCGGGACGCACGTGGAGGGCCCGATGATCGATGACGACGTCCACAGTTTCGTGGGCTGCCTGCCGATCCCGCTGCGCCACGGCATGACGATGGGGGAGCTTGCGGCGATGGCCAATGCGGAGCAGAAAATCGGCGCGAATCTGGAGGTGGTAAAGATGCGCGGATGGCTGCGGTCGGACTGGCTGGATTCGACTGGCCTGACGTGGGTGAACCCGTCGCCGAACATGCGGAGCCTCACCGGGGCGACGCTGTATCCAGGAATCGGGATGCTCGAGTACACGAAGAGCTACTCGGTGGGGCGGTGGACGGACGGTCCTTTCGAGCAGATTGGAGCGCCTTGGATCAATGGTCCGGCGCTGGCGGAGTATTTGTCGCGGCGGGAAATTCCGGGGGTGCGCTTCTATGCGACGGTGTTCGCGCCGAACGGAGACCCGCTAAATGGGCAGACCTGTCGAGGAGTCCGCTTCGTGGTGACCGACCGCGAGGAACTGGATGCGACGCGGCTGGGGCTCGAACTGGCGGGGGCATTGCTGAAGCTGTTCCCCGGGAAGGTGGACCTTACGGCGAATGCGAAACTGATCGGACGGAAAGCGGTGATCGGGAAACTGGCGGCGGGCGAGGATCCGGCGGCGGTGGCGCGTTGGATGCGGGCGGAGACCGTGCGGTTTCTCGAAGTGCGTGCGAAGTACCTCCTTTATTGA
- a CDS encoding SDR family NAD(P)-dependent oxidoreductase: MSGFPTVIITGASGGLGATVTGVFRGAGFRVAAVARRWNEGASDSDFVPISADLTSRAGAELAVMQGLAALGGIDALVHLAGGFRGGANIEDTSDAVWDAMLDLNLKSAVHLLRAAIPVMRAQGRGRVVMVGSRAAVDPSPGLSAYAASKAALLSLAQTAAAELRDSGVTVNALLPSTIDTPANREAMGEEQASRWVQPASLASLILWLCSDAGRDVTGAAIPVYGRV, translated from the coding sequence ATGTCCGGTTTTCCTACCGTCATTATCACAGGGGCCAGCGGAGGACTGGGCGCCACCGTGACGGGCGTGTTCCGGGGCGCTGGATTTCGGGTGGCGGCAGTGGCGCGGAGGTGGAACGAAGGCGCCAGCGATTCCGATTTCGTTCCCATTTCAGCGGATTTGACGAGCCGCGCCGGGGCGGAACTGGCGGTGATGCAAGGGCTGGCGGCGCTTGGCGGAATCGACGCGCTGGTGCACCTCGCCGGCGGGTTCCGCGGCGGCGCCAACATCGAAGACACCTCCGACGCCGTTTGGGACGCGATGCTCGACCTGAATCTGAAAAGCGCGGTACATCTGCTGCGGGCGGCCATCCCGGTGATGCGGGCGCAGGGCCGCGGCCGGGTGGTGATGGTCGGTTCGCGCGCGGCGGTGGACCCGTCGCCCGGTCTGTCGGCCTACGCGGCGTCGAAGGCGGCGCTCCTATCGCTGGCGCAGACGGCGGCGGCGGAACTGCGCGACTCCGGCGTCACGGTAAACGCGCTGCTGCCCTCGACGATCGACACTCCCGCGAATCGCGAAGCGATGGGTGAAGAGCAGGCCTCGCGATGGGTACAGCCGGCCTCGCTTGCTTCCTTGATCTTATGGCTTTGTTCGGACGCGGGGCGCGACGTCACCGGCGCCGCGATCCCCGTTTACGGAAGGGTTTGA
- a CDS encoding amino acid permease, which yields MTELRRDLGIWGAAAIVVGTVIGSGIFLVPKTMVLSVGSVQWVFIVWVAAGLLSLAGALTYGELAAAMPEAGGEYVYLREAYGPFFGFVYGWTQMWVAKSGSIATLATGFFYYLANFHPNLDTVFLSLPIPIGPAGGPLEVRYGQLAAIGVILLLGFLNYFGVKVGGGVQVAVTIIKVGSILAIVAAGLSSPAGSTANFSTAVPSAAGVAGFFAAMVAALWAYDGWNNVTMVASEIRNPQRNLPLALTAGTAGIILIYLATNLAYFYILPASDVAASDRVAASMMRKLMGEWGAGAVSIAAMISMFAAINGSILSGSRVPYAMARDGLFFRRLSTVHEHYHTPAASILSLSAWSSVLVLSGRYDDLFNFVIFASWILYAMAAASVIVLRRKRPDMPRPYRTIGYPVVPVLFVLVAFGLLANTMVERPRESFLGLGLILIGVPFYFRWKKQV from the coding sequence ATGACTGAACTTCGGCGCGACCTCGGAATCTGGGGAGCCGCCGCCATCGTGGTCGGCACCGTGATCGGCAGCGGCATCTTTCTCGTCCCCAAGACGATGGTCCTCAGCGTGGGCTCCGTCCAGTGGGTCTTCATCGTGTGGGTCGCCGCGGGACTGCTCTCGCTGGCAGGCGCGCTCACCTACGGCGAACTCGCGGCGGCCATGCCGGAGGCCGGCGGCGAGTACGTCTACCTGCGCGAAGCCTATGGTCCCTTCTTCGGATTCGTCTACGGCTGGACGCAAATGTGGGTGGCCAAGAGCGGTTCCATCGCCACGCTCGCCACCGGATTTTTCTATTACCTCGCCAATTTTCATCCGAACCTCGATACCGTTTTTCTGTCGCTGCCGATCCCGATCGGGCCCGCCGGCGGACCTTTGGAAGTCCGCTATGGTCAGCTCGCCGCCATCGGCGTAATCCTCCTCCTCGGTTTCCTCAACTATTTCGGAGTCAAAGTCGGCGGCGGCGTTCAGGTCGCCGTCACCATCATCAAAGTCGGCAGCATTCTGGCGATCGTTGCCGCCGGCCTGTCGAGCCCCGCCGGCAGCACCGCGAATTTCTCCACCGCCGTCCCCTCCGCAGCTGGAGTGGCCGGCTTCTTCGCCGCCATGGTGGCGGCTTTATGGGCTTACGACGGATGGAACAACGTCACCATGGTCGCCAGTGAAATCCGCAATCCCCAGCGCAACCTTCCCCTCGCCCTTACCGCCGGTACGGCCGGAATCATTCTGATTTACCTCGCCACCAATCTGGCCTATTTCTATATCCTCCCCGCCTCCGATGTCGCGGCCAGCGACCGCGTCGCGGCCTCCATGATGCGCAAACTCATGGGCGAGTGGGGCGCCGGCGCCGTCTCCATCGCCGCCATGATCTCTATGTTCGCTGCCATCAACGGATCGATCCTCTCTGGATCCCGCGTCCCCTACGCCATGGCCCGCGACGGTCTCTTCTTCCGCCGCCTCAGCACCGTCCACGAGCACTACCACACACCGGCCGCCTCGATTCTGTCGCTTTCCGCTTGGTCGTCGGTCCTCGTGCTCAGCGGGCGGTACGACGACCTATTTAATTTCGTCATCTTTGCGAGCTGGATTCTCTACGCCATGGCCGCCGCTTCCGTCATCGTCCTGCGCCGGAAACGGCCCGACATGCCCCGGCCATATCGCACTATTGGATACCCAGTGGTACCAGTACTCTTTGTTTTAGTTGCATTTGGCCTTCTTGCCAACACCATGGTCGAGCGTCCCCGCGAGTCTTTCCTGGGTTTAGGCTTGATTTTGATAGGCGTCCCGTTTTATTTTCGGTGGAAGAAACAGGTTTGA